Part of the Haemophilus influenzae genome is shown below.
AAGGTCAAAAAATGTCGAAATCGAAAGGCAACGTGCTTGATCCTATTGATATGATTGACGGCATCAGCCTTGAAGATTTACTTGAAAAACGTACTGGCAACATGATGCAGCCGCAATTAGCAGAGAAAATTGCTAAAGCAACGCGCAAAGAATTTGCTGAAGGTATTGCGGCTCACGGTACAGACGCATTGCGTTTCACATTAGCTGCGTTAGCTTCAAACGGTCGTGACATCAACTGGGATATGAAACGTTTAGAAGGCTACCGTAACTTCTGTAATAAATTATGGAATGCAAGCCGTTTCGTCTTAACGAATGAAAAATTAGATTTAAGCCAAGGCGAGATCGAGTTCTCATTAGCGGATCGTTGGATTCAATCTGAATTCAATCGCACAGTGGAAACTTTCCGTAGCTCATTAAGCCAATATCGTTTCGACCTTTGTGCCAATGCGATTTATGAGTTTACTTGGAACCAATTCTGTGACTGGTATTTAGAATTGACTAAACCAGTATTTGCAAACGGCAACGCAGCACAAATCCGTGCGGCAAGCCAAACCTTGGTTCACGTGTTAGAAAAATTATTACGTTTAGCACATCCGCTGATTCCATTTATTACCGAAGAAATTTGGCAAAAAGTGAAAGGATTTGTCGGCATTACTGCTGACAGCATTATGTTACAACCTTTCCCACAAGTGGAAGAGAACGGCTTTGATCCAGAGGCGGAAGCTGAAATTGAGTGGTTAAAAGAAGTGATCGTTGCGGTGCGTAATATTCGTGCAGAAAGCAACATCGCACCAAGTAAAGGTTTAGATCTGTTATTTCGTAATTTAAGCACAGAAAATGCAAAAATTCTCGAAAAACAGACCGCTCTTTTAAAAGCAATGGCGAAATTAGACAACGTTCAAGTGTTAGCCGCAAACGAAACCGCACCACTTGCCGTAGCGAAATTAGTCGGCAATGCTGAATTGCTTGTGCCAATGGCTGGATTTATCAATAAAGAAGCAGAGCTTGCCCGTTTAACCAAAGAGATTGAAAAATATCAAAATGAAGTTAAACGTATCGAGAACAAACTCAGCAACGAAGCTTTTGTGGCTAAAGCACCTGAAGCAGTGATTGCGAAAGAACGTGAAAAACAAGCGGAATACCAATCTGGATTAGAAAAAATCCAAGAGCAGTATAAAGCGATTGAGGCGTTGTAACAAAACATAAAAAGTAGGCATTATGCCTACTTTTTATTTTTGATTTAGTCCTAAAAAATCTCCAACTTCATGTTCGAGTTGGCTCATTGTGATCAGAGCCTCTTGGGTTTTCTTAGCTTCATCTTCATCAATAACACTCATTGCAAAGCCCACATGAACAAGCACCCATTTGCCAAGTAAATCGGCTGGATTTCCCGTGCAGATTAGTGAAATATTTACTTCACGTTGTACGCCACATACATCTACTGTGGTAAGTTGAAGAGAATTTTCATCAATTTTGACAATTTGACCGGAACGCCTAAACACATAATATTTTTACTCCTATTAGTATTTAAGCTGAAATTTAGTGATTTCTATGTTATTAAAATTAATAAATATTATTAAAAACTAACCGCACTTTTTCTTGATCTTTTACGCCCGCAGAACTTTCCACTCCAGAATTAATATCCAAGCCTAAGCAATTTTGTTGAATGGCTTGTTCTACGTTATTTGGCGAGATACCGCCAGCTAAAATAATCTTGTGCTTAAGATGTTCGGGAATTAATGACCAATCAAAAGTTTTTCCTGTGCCACCTTGCTGGTTCGCTATTTGGCTATCAAAAATATAACGATCCACATTCAAATCATCAGTAAAATTGACCGCACTTTGGGTTTCAGTATTGACAGAAATCGCTTTCCAGATTTGCGTGTTTTTTGGTAGCTGCTGGCGAAGTGCGGTAATAAATGCCTCATTTTCTGCACCATGTAATTGCACCGCATAAAGCTGTAACTGGTTGGCTATTTTTACGATAAAGTCAATTTCTTGATTCTGAAAAACACCAACAAATCGAAGTGGATCAGCGGTTACTAATTCTTGCGCTTGGCGTAAACTCACACAACGTTTTGAATGTTCTACGAAGATTAATCCACCGTAAAGCGCACCATTTTCGTAAACGATTTTGACATCTTGTGCACGCGTTAAACCGCATACTTTATTTTCTCCAAAAATCACTTCACGCACCACATTATTCAAATCTTGGTTGCCCATTAAGCTGCTCCCAATTAAGAAACCATGTGCCACTTTTTGTAATTGATGAATTTGCTTGTGATTGTAAATGCCTGATTCGCTAATAATACGTACATCAGCAGGGATTCGGTCGGCGTATTTTTCAGTGAGTTCAACAACACGATTTAAATCCACAGTTAAATCGTGCAAGTTACGATTATTGACACCAATAATTTTCGCACCAAGCGCAAGGGCGCGTTCAAATTCTTCTTCATTGCTGGTTTCTGTCAATACGCCCATACCAAGAGAATGTGCAAGATCTGCCAGTACACGATAAGTTTCATCATTTACCACAGAAAGCATTAATAAAATCGCATCCGCTTGATAGTAGCGAGCAAGGTAAACCTGATATTCGCTGATCATAAAATCTTTGCAAAGAACAGGTTGGCTCACGATATTGCGAACTAAAGGCAAGAACTCAAAATTCCCTTGGAAGTATTTTTCATCTGTCAGCACAGATATAGCGGACGCATAATGTTTATAGACATTGGCGATTTCTTCTAAATTAAATTCAGCACGAATTAATCCCTTGGACGGGGAGGCTTTTTTACATTCCAAAATATAGGCGGGCTTTTGATGCGTACCTTTTGCTAACGCGGCATAAAAAGAGCGGTCAGATTTTTGAATGTTTTGTTTAAACTGAGAAAGGGGAAATTCCTTTTTTTTTGCTTTAACCCATTGTGCTTTGTCTAAGACGATTTTTTGTAGCACCGTAGCAGAGTCAATCGGTTTTGTGAAATCTTGGGTAATCATAGTTTTCTTCTAGTTGTAGTTATCGCAACATTAATATTTCGTTAAGTTTTGTAGCGTTTCAAACGCTTTACCTGATGCAAGATGCACCAATACACTTTGCACATTTTGTTTTAAGTCATCATGCCCGAATAATTTCAATAATAATGCCGTGTTTGCTGCCACAGCATTTGCATGTTCAGCTTTTCCTTTGCCTTGTAAAAGTGCGGTGAGCATTTGGGCATTTTCTTGCGGTTCCCCCCCACGAAGGCTTTCGAGAGATTGCGTTTTTAAGCCAAAATCTTCAGGCGTTAAAGTGAAATATTCAATTTTGCCATTTTTAATTTCTGCCACTTGCGTTTCACCGTGCAATGCGACTTCATCTAAGCCAGAACCATGTACAACAAAGGAATGTTGATGTTCTAAGGCAACTGCGGTTTCAGCATAGGTTTTCACTAATTCAGGCACATATACGCCAAGTAAATGATAAGTTGGGCGAGCAGGATTGATAAGCGGCCCTAAAATATTAAAGATAGTGCACGTTTTTAAAGATGCACGGACTGGCGCAACATGGCGGAAACCAGAATGATATTGTTGAGCAAATAAAAAGCAGACACCAATTTCATCTAATGCTTGTCGAGCTTGCTCTGGTGTGACGTTCACATTAACGCCAAGTGCCGTTAATACATCACTGGCACCTGATTTACTTGATACGCTACGATTGCCATGTTTTGCTATTTTTGCTCCCATTGATGCCGCAACAATCGCACTGGCAGTGGAAATATTAATAGTGTTTTGACCATCGCCTCCTGTTCCTACAATATCCGCAAAAGGATAATCTGGACGTGGAAATGCTTTGGCATTTTGTAATGAGGCGGCAACCGCACCCGAAATTTCCTCAGTATTTGCTCCCCGCACTTTTAAAGCAATAAGCATTGCAGCAATTTGTTCATTGGAAAGCTCACCTTGGATGACTGCATTAAAAAGAGCAGTGCTTTCTGAGGTTGAAAGTGAATGTCCGCTATAAAGTTGTTCTAATAATTGGTTGTGTTGCATAGTCTATTCCTGTTTTTCTTTGTATGTGGATTTGTTAATTTTCTATATTTTATTAAACATAAATATCGTAATCTAAATCGCGCGCCTCATCGCCTGTCATTCCTCGGAAACCCCAGCAATGTGCCGGTTGTTCTTTAATCGTAATTTCCACATCGTGAGCTCGAATACCGAGTTTGTACTCTAATTCGCTAAATAGCATTTTTATCAAGCGTTTTTTTGTGCCTTCCATACGACCAGCCATCAGGTTAATTTCGATGACCGTGTAATCATCGCTACGATCAAAAGGGTAGTAAAAATCTTCTTTTTCTAAGCACAAAAAGCGAATCGCGTGCTTGCCTTTTGGAATGTCTAATCCGAGATGAAGACTGTTATAAATTACTTCCGCGAGTTGTTCACGACGTGGTGCGAGTTTGGATTTAAGTCCGAATACAGTGATCATTTTTTCTCCTTTAAAGTGCGGTTAAAAATCACCGCACTTTTTTCTGTCTTATCTATTTAACAACCATTCAATTGATTGTTGTAATAATTGCGAACCTTGCACAGTTAAAATACTTTCAGGGTGAAATTGGAATGCGCAAATGGGTAAATCACGATGACGAATTGCCATGATAATGCCATTATATTCCGCATTGACGATAAATTCTTTTGGTAAATCTTGTCCCATTAAAGAATGATAACGCGCCACAGGCATTGGATTTGCAAGATCTTTAAACATAGCTTCGTTATCATGGGATATACGAGAAACTTTACCATGCAACACTTCGCCAGCGTGAACAACCTTACCACCAAAGGCTTGAATCAACGCTTGATGACCTAAACAAATTCCAATAATCGGCACTTTATTTTTTAAGCGTTCGATCAATGGCAGTAAAATCCCAGCTTCTGATGGCGTTCCTGGCCCTGGAGAAAGTGCAAGAATGGTATCAAGTGTATTGAGTGCAGTTTCTACCAGTTTTTCTAAGTCGCAGTCATTACGATAAATTGTGACGTTGTGACCTAATACACGAAATTGATCCACAAGATTGTAAGTGAAGGAATCGAAGTTATCTAAAAATAAAATATTAGCCATAATAATTCTTCCTTATTTTGCTTGTGTATTAACTTGACGAATTGCTTTTAAGACAGCCGCGGCTTTGTGGCGTGTTTCATCAGCTTCCATTTGTGGATCAGAATCCAATACTTCACCGCAACCTGCTTGTACATGGGCTATCCCATTTTGTACGAAAGCAGAACGAATCACGATACAGGTATCAAAATGTCCATCAGACGTGAGATAACCCACCGCACCGCCGTAACTATGGCGTTTTTGTTGCTCAAATTGATAAATAAGCTGCATTGCTTTAATTTTGGGGGCTCCAGTTAATGTGCCCATATTCATACAGGCTTGATAGGCGTGAAGTGCATCTAATTCAGGGCGTAATTTACCCACCACACGAGACACTAAATGCATAATGTGAGAATAGCGATCCACTTGCATTAATTCTGCCACTTTACGGGTACCACTTTGGCAAACTCGAGCAATGTCGTTACGTGCTAAATCAACTAACATTAAATGTTCTGCTTGTTCTTTATGATCAAGGCGAAGTTCTAGTTCTAAATGCGCATCCAATTCAGGATCGATGTTGCCGTGAGCATCAAAACCACGAGGGCGTGAACCTGCGATTGGGTAAATTTCTAACTGACGATTTTCTGGTGCATATTTCAGCGCACTTTCTGGCGATGCACCAAACAAAATAAAGTCTTCATCATTCATATAGAACATATAAGGGCTTGGATTATTTTGTTTGAGTTGGGCATAACTGGCTAATGTATTCGGGCAAGCAAGGGAAAAACGACGAGAAGGCACAATTTGGAAAACATCACCAATGTTAATATGGTGTTTTAAGGCTTTCACAATGCCAGTAAATTCAGGATCGTCAAAGTTTGTTTTAACTTCATCACTTGCTGATTTAATAGAAAGAACGTGATCAATATTTTTTAGTTTTTGTGCGATAGAAAGCGAGGTTTTCGCAATATTAACTTGTTCTTCTTGAGCAAAACAGAAACTTTTAAGTGTCGCTTGTTGATTTTGATGGTCGATAGTAATTAAGTGTTCGGCAAGATAGAAACTGTAATCAGGGCAGTTGATACCATCATTTTTTAATGTAATGCCATCCATTGGAATGAAATTTGCGACGAGATCGTAAGCAAATAATCCGCCTAAGAAAATAGGCGTTTGGCTATATTGATAAAGAGTAGAAACTACACGCAGTCCATCAAAAATAGTAACAGATTGTAATTTATTATCTTCATCGAGTTGATTATCAAGTGGCGAAAATTGTACAGAAAATTCGTCTTCAAAATTGACCGCACTTATTTTTCCAAGTGCGGTTAATTTTGGATGAATTTCTTTTAAAACTTGTTTTCCATTCTTATTTAAAGCTTTAAATGTGACGTTGTGACCTAAACAAGTTATCTTAACCGCAGCATTAACTAAAATAAGACTTTGTAAACTATTTTTACTCCCTATTTCGGCAGAGTCGAGTAGAAGAGAATTTGAATTAGGTTGGCAAAGTGTATTAAAAATAGCGGTGGTATCAGCATAATAGGGAATTGATTGAGCTGTCACCGCAATAAAGGCTTGAGTTTGAATGTTCATATTTATCCTTTTGGAAAATTTTGTACTATTAAACTAGTACAAAAGAAATAAGTCAAGCCTGATTTTTATTTTTTATACTTTTTGATTAAAAATTGTATTTTTTATTCCTTTGCCCAAGGGCGACCTCCATAATATTCTATATTTTGCTGATTTATCACTTCTAATATTTTTGCAGAAATATTATTGTTATCTTCATCTGACAAGGATAATTGAGGAAAAACACGACGAACAGCAATTAGTTTATTGAAATCTGCCCTATATTTAACGGTATATTTTCCTGAAGTTTGACCTATTAACCCCAAACTTTTTAAGGCAGATAAAAAGCTGCGATCACCAATTAATGGCGTGTTCCAACTATATGAAGTTTTTTGTGCAATCTCACGAGGTACGGCGTAACAATAAGATTACGAGATGTAATTATGCAATAGAAAATATTTTTGGAAAATTTGGAATAAAATAATCTGGCAGACACATTATTTTAAATAAAAGATCTGCCAGATTTGATAATCTATAATTAGGCTTTAGTAGAGAGATTACCTAAATCCTTATCAATTAGGAACAAGCCTTTGCCATCTTCTCCAAGAAAATTTAATTTATCTAAAATACTACTAAATAATTTTTCTTCTTCATGTTGTTCTTCCACATACCATTGTAAGAAATTAAATGCAGAGTAGTCTTTTTCTTCAAAGGTTTTACCTACTAATTCATTGATTTTACTGGTAATTAATTTTTCATGCTCATAGGTAGCTTCAATTACTTCTTTTAATGATTTATATTCATGTGCAGGTGCTTCAATTGCAGAAATTACAGCAAGTGAGCCAGTTTCATTTAAATAAGTAAATAATTTACGCATATGTTGCATTTCTTCAGCAGCATGAACTGATAAGAATTTTGCAGTGCCTTCAAAGCCTTGCTGATCGCACCAAGCACTCATTTGTAAATATAAATTAGAAGAATAAAACTCTAAATTCATTTGATCGTTTAATAGTTTTACTACATTTTCTGATAACATACTATTTTCTCCTATCTATTCCAAAGTTGCGAGTTCACGATCAATAAAGAATAATCCTTTACCATCTTCGCCAACAAGATTAAATCTATCAATAATTCCACTAAATAATTTTTCTTCTTCATGCTGTTCTGCTACATACCACTGCAGGAAGTTAAAAGTAGAGTAGTCTTTGCTTTCAAAAGTAACTTCAACTAATTCATTGATTTTTGACGTAACTAATTTTTCATGTTCTAAAGTTATTTCAAAAACTTCTCTTAATGAAGAATAATCATGTTTAGGAGCATCAATTTTGCCTAAAATAGGCATACCACTAGTTTCACTTACATAATTAAACAGTTTTTGCATATGTTCTAATTCTTCATCAGCATGACGAAGTAAGAAGGTAGCAGCCCCCTCATAACCGTGTTTTGAACACCATGCACTCATTTGTAAATAAACATTAGAAGAGTAGAACTCTAAGTTAATTTGGTCGTTCAGCTTGTTTATGATTATTTGATTAAGCATAACTAATTCCTTTCCATTTTGATTGATAAAATGCAATAAAGCGTAATTTGCGGCAATCATTTTAAATTCACAAATGATAATTGCAAGTTTTTTATCAAAAATTTTGATATAACTAATTAATTTTAAAAAGAAAAATAAAAAACAATTATTATCATTTACATAATTCTATATAAATTAAACGTGACGTTGTCACAATAAAACTAACAAATTTTAAATTAGTATTAGATATGTCTTTATTTTCCTCCTTAGATTTGGATGAAAATTTAGATTATCGAGTAAACATGAAAACTTACCAACTTTTATTAAACCTAAAGATCGTTATCAATTAATTGACAAATGTAATATCATTCTGCTAGAAAAACACGGTCAAATTTACCTGTACTTTTCTTATAACTACTTTCTTTTGATTATCCATTTAAAATTTTTCATATTGTCATCAAACTGTCACAATTATTTTCTACACTTCGCTACGCAATCTAAATAACACTCAAGGAGAATTTGTTATGTTTATGCATAAAATGAAAAAAAATCTTATTATCGTTTTAACCTTAGGTACGTTACCTTTTGCTCAAGCTAATAGCATCACTGGTGCTGGAGCGTCTTTCCCTTATCCAATTTATGCGAAGTGGGCATCTTTATATGAGAAAGAAACTGGGAATAAAGTTAATTATCAATCCATCGGTTCGGGCGGCGGACAACAGCAAATTATTGCAAAAACGGTTGATTTTGGTGCCTCTGACGATCCAATGAAATCCGAATTATTACAACAACACCAACTAGTCCAATTCCCTGCGGTTATCGGTGGTATAGTGCCTGTTGTTAATTTGCCTGAAATTAAACCTGGTAAATTAAAGTTATCAGGTAAGCTGTTAGCAGAAATCTTCCTTGGTAAGATTAAAAAATGGAACGATCCTGACTTAGTTGCATTAAATCCAACGCTTCCTTTACCAAATAAAAACATTATTGTGATTCATCGTTCAGACGGCTCTGGAACAACATTTGGCTTCACTAATTATCTATCTAAAGTTTCGAACGATTGGAAAAATCAAGTTGGTGAAGGTAAATCAGTGAAGTGGTTAACAGGTCAAGGTGGAAAGGGGAATGAGGGAATTGCTTCTTATGTTCGCCAAATGAAATACACCATTGGTTATGTAGAGTATGCCTATGCCAAACAAAATCAGCTTGCTTGGATTTCATTACAAAATCAAGCAGGGCAATTTGTACAGCCTTCTAATGAAAGTTTCATGGCAGCTGCAAGTCACGCAAAATGGCACGAAAAGGCGGGAATGGGTGTTATATTAACCAATGAAACGGGGGAAAAATCTTGGCCAATTACGGCAGCGAGTTTTATTTTATTAAATAAATATTCTGACAACCCTGAAACAACTAAAAATGTATTAGCCTTTTTTGATTGGGCATTCTCAAGAGGGCAAGATGCGGCAACTGAATTAGATTATGTGCCAATTCCAGCTGATGTGGTATCTACCATTAAAAGTCAATGGAAAACAGAGCTAAAACAATAAAAATCTCTTTATTTTATACCGCACTTTATACAAAACCTAGCACTTAACATTAATAAAGTGCGGTTATCTTAAATAATTTTGGAAAATACTTATGCTCACAAAAAGTCGGAAATATTTTAATCAAACATGGATTGAATCATTATTCAAACAGACTACGGCATTGTTTGCTTTGCTTGTGTTTATTTTACTTGCTGCTATTTTAATTTCTTTAGTCATAGGAAGCTGGGAAAGTATTAAACGTTTTGGTGGGAGTTTTCTATTAGAAACATATTGGGATCCTGTACAAGAACAATATGGGGCAATTATTCCTATTTTAGGTACGCTTATTACGGCGGGTATCGCATTATTTATCGCAGTACCCATTTCATTTGGTATTGCTATTTTTTTAACGGAGCTAGCTCCCAATTGGCTAAAACGTCCTATAAGCATTGCGATTGAAATGCTAGCTGCAATTCCTTCTATTATTTACGGAATGTGGGGGTTGTTTGTTTTCGTTCCATTATTTCAAGAACATATTCAGCCAGTACTAATTGACAATTTGGGTAGTTTACCTGGATTAGAATTATTTTTTTCTGGCGTACCTTTTGGTGTTGGTTTATTTACGGCAGGATTAGTGCTTGCCATAATGATCATTCCTTTTATTGCATCCGTAATGCGGGATGTCTTTAGTATAGTACCACCAATGTTAAAAGAAGGTGCTTATGGATTAGGTGCAACCACTTGGGAAGTGGTTCGACAAGTGATTGTACCACACACTAGAATAGGGCTTGTTGGGAGTGTGATGCTAGGATTGGGAAGAGCATTGGGCGAAACAATGGCTATCACTTTTATTATAGGTAATTCGTTTCAATTGCCTAATTCCTTATTTTCACCTTCTACCTCAATCGCATCTGCTATTGCTAACGAATTTAATGAAGCAGGTGGATTACAAAAATCTGCATTGATGGAATTAGGATTACTTCTCTTTGTTATCACAACTATGGTATTGATTTTATCAAGATTAATGATTACAAAAATGCAACAAACAAAAGGGAAATAAGATGAAAACTAATCAAAACTTGCGTTTTTATTGGCGTAAAACACACAATAAATTAATGTTAGGGCTTTCCTATATTTCAGTAATTATCGGCTTATTTTGGTTGTGTTGGATATTATTCACTCTAATTACCAAAGGCATTCCAGCTTTATCAATTGATTTATTCACACAATCTACCCCTGCCCCTAATGAAAAAGGGGGATTGTTAAATGCACTGATTGGTTCGTTTTTTATTGTCGGTGCGGGTACATTGATAGGCACGCCTATAGGGGTATTGGCAGGAACGTATTTGGCAGAATATGGTCGTTATAGCCGTTTCGCACAAATTACCCGTTTTCTTAATGATATTCTTCTTTCTGCCCCTTCTATTATTATTGGTTTGTTTGTTTACAGCTTGTATGTATCAAAAATCGAGCATTTTTCAGGGTGGGCTGGAGCATTCGCATTAGCTTTATTGCTTATTCCTATCGTGGTACGCACTACGGACAATATGTTATTACTTGTACCAAATAATTTACGTGAAGCAGCGGCAGCTCTTGGTTGCTCTCAATGGCAAGTTATTATGATGATTTGTTATCGAGCAGCTAAATCAGGGATTTTAACTGGCGTGCTATTAGCAGTTGCCCGAATTTCAGGAGAAACTGCACCGCTATTATTTACCGCTCTGTCTAATCAATTTCTATCTTGGAATATGAATGAACCTATCGCAAATTTACCTGTAGTTATTTATCAATATGCAGCAAGTCCTTTTACAGATTGGAATAATCTAGCTTGGGCAGGTGCAGCTCTAATAACATTATTTGTGCTTTGCTTAAACATTTTCACTCGACTCTTCTTTCAACATAAAAAATAATGAGGCAATATGATTAGTCTACAAGAAACCAAAATAGCTGTGCAAAATCTAAATTTCTACTATGAGGATTTTCATGCATTAAAAAACATTAATTTACGTATCGCTAAGAATAAAGTGACCGCCTTTATTGGTCCTTCAGGTTGCGGTAAATCTACTTTATTGCGGAGTTTTAATCGGATGTTTGAACTATATCCAAATCAAAAAGCTACTGGTGAAATTAATTTAGACGGTGAAAATTTACTCACAACAAAGATGGATATTTCTCTGATTCGTGCTAAAGTTGGTATGGTTTTCCAAAAACCAACGCCATTTCCAATGTCGATTTATGATAATATTGCATTCGGTGTTCGTTTGTTTGAAAAATTATCAAAAGAAAAGATGAATGAACGAGTAGAATGGGCATTGACTAAGGCCGCTCTTTGGAATGAAGTGAAAGATAAATTACATAAAAGCGGAGATAGTTTATCTGGCGGACAACAGCAACGCTTGTGCATTGCTCGAGGGATTGCTATTAAACCTAGTGTGTTGTTGTTAGATGAACCTTGTTCGGCATTAGATCCTATTTCGACTATGAAAATTGAAGAACTCATTACGGAGTTAAAACAAGATTATACTGTGGTTATAGTAACTCATAATATGCAACAA
Proteins encoded:
- the trpCF gene encoding bifunctional indole-3-glycerol-phosphate synthase TrpC/phosphoribosylanthranilate isomerase TrpF, translating into MITQDFTKPIDSATVLQKIVLDKAQWVKAKKKEFPLSQFKQNIQKSDRSFYAALAKGTHQKPAYILECKKASPSKGLIRAEFNLEEIANVYKHYASAISVLTDEKYFQGNFEFLPLVRNIVSQPVLCKDFMISEYQVYLARYYQADAILLMLSVVNDETYRVLADLAHSLGMGVLTETSNEEEFERALALGAKIIGVNNRNLHDLTVDLNRVVELTEKYADRIPADVRIISESGIYNHKQIHQLQKVAHGFLIGSSLMGNQDLNNVVREVIFGENKVCGLTRAQDVKIVYENGALYGGLIFVEHSKRCVSLRQAQELVTADPLRFVGVFQNQEIDFIVKIANQLQLYAVQLHGAENEAFITALRQQLPKNTQIWKAISVNTETQSAVNFTDDLNVDRYIFDSQIANQQGGTGKTFDWSLIPEHLKHKIILAGGISPNNVEQAIQQNCLGLDINSGVESSAGVKDQEKVRLVFNNIY
- the trpD gene encoding anthranilate phosphoribosyltransferase, with protein sequence MQHNQLLEQLYSGHSLSTSESTALFNAVIQGELSNEQIAAMLIALKVRGANTEEISGAVAASLQNAKAFPRPDYPFADIVGTGGDGQNTINISTASAIVAASMGAKIAKHGNRSVSSKSGASDVLTALGVNVNVTPEQARQALDEIGVCFLFAQQYHSGFRHVAPVRASLKTCTIFNILGPLINPARPTYHLLGVYVPELVKTYAETAVALEHQHSFVVHGSGLDEVALHGETQVAEIKNGKIEYFTLTPEDFGLKTQSLESLRGGEPQENAQMLTALLQGKGKAEHANAVAANTALLLKLFGHDDLKQNVQSVLVHLASGKAFETLQNLTKY
- a CDS encoding tautomerase family protein, whose protein sequence is MITVFGLKSKLAPRREQLAEVIYNSLHLGLDIPKGKHAIRFLCLEKEDFYYPFDRSDDYTVIEINLMAGRMEGTKKRLIKMLFSELEYKLGIRAHDVEITIKEQPAHCWGFRGMTGDEARDLDYDIYV
- a CDS encoding aminodeoxychorismate/anthranilate synthase component II — translated: MANILFLDNFDSFTYNLVDQFRVLGHNVTIYRNDCDLEKLVETALNTLDTILALSPGPGTPSEAGILLPLIERLKNKVPIIGICLGHQALIQAFGGKVVHAGEVLHGKVSRISHDNEAMFKDLANPMPVARYHSLMGQDLPKEFIVNAEYNGIIMAIRHRDLPICAFQFHPESILTVQGSQLLQQSIEWLLNR
- the trpE gene encoding anthranilate synthase component I — its product is MNIQTQAFIAVTAQSIPYYADTTAIFNTLCQPNSNSLLLDSAEIGSKNSLQSLILVNAAVKITCLGHNVTFKALNKNGKQVLKEIHPKLTALGKISAVNFEDEFSVQFSPLDNQLDEDNKLQSVTIFDGLRVVSTLYQYSQTPIFLGGLFAYDLVANFIPMDGITLKNDGINCPDYSFYLAEHLITIDHQNQQATLKSFCFAQEEQVNIAKTSLSIAQKLKNIDHVLSIKSASDEVKTNFDDPEFTGIVKALKHHINIGDVFQIVPSRRFSLACPNTLASYAQLKQNNPSPYMFYMNDEDFILFGASPESALKYAPENRQLEIYPIAGSRPRGFDAHGNIDPELDAHLELELRLDHKEQAEHLMLVDLARNDIARVCQSGTRKVAELMQVDRYSHIMHLVSRVVGKLRPELDALHAYQACMNMGTLTGAPKIKAMQLIYQFEQQKRHSYGGAVGYLTSDGHFDTCIVIRSAFVQNGIAHVQAGCGEVLDSDPQMEADETRHKAAAVLKAIRQVNTQAK
- the ftnA gene encoding non-heme ferritin; its protein translation is MLSENVVKLLNDQMNLEFYSSNLYLQMSAWCDQQGFEGTAKFLSVHAAEEMQHMRKLFTYLNETGSLAVISAIEAPAHEYKSLKEVIEATYEHEKLITSKINELVGKTFEEKDYSAFNFLQWYVEEQHEEEKLFSSILDKLNFLGEDGKGLFLIDKDLGNLSTKA
- the ftnA gene encoding non-heme ferritin, whose translation is MLNQIIINKLNDQINLEFYSSNVYLQMSAWCSKHGYEGAATFLLRHADEELEHMQKLFNYVSETSGMPILGKIDAPKHDYSSLREVFEITLEHEKLVTSKINELVEVTFESKDYSTFNFLQWYVAEQHEEEKLFSGIIDRFNLVGEDGKGLFFIDRELATLE
- the pstS gene encoding phosphate ABC transporter substrate-binding protein PstS gives rise to the protein MKKNLIIVLTLGTLPFAQANSITGAGASFPYPIYAKWASLYEKETGNKVNYQSIGSGGGQQQIIAKTVDFGASDDPMKSELLQQHQLVQFPAVIGGIVPVVNLPEIKPGKLKLSGKLLAEIFLGKIKKWNDPDLVALNPTLPLPNKNIIVIHRSDGSGTTFGFTNYLSKVSNDWKNQVGEGKSVKWLTGQGGKGNEGIASYVRQMKYTIGYVEYAYAKQNQLAWISLQNQAGQFVQPSNESFMAAASHAKWHEKAGMGVILTNETGEKSWPITAASFILLNKYSDNPETTKNVLAFFDWAFSRGQDAATELDYVPIPADVVSTIKSQWKTELKQ
- the pstC gene encoding phosphate ABC transporter permease subunit PstC; amino-acid sequence: MLTKSRKYFNQTWIESLFKQTTALFALLVFILLAAILISLVIGSWESIKRFGGSFLLETYWDPVQEQYGAIIPILGTLITAGIALFIAVPISFGIAIFLTELAPNWLKRPISIAIEMLAAIPSIIYGMWGLFVFVPLFQEHIQPVLIDNLGSLPGLELFFSGVPFGVGLFTAGLVLAIMIIPFIASVMRDVFSIVPPMLKEGAYGLGATTWEVVRQVIVPHTRIGLVGSVMLGLGRALGETMAITFIIGNSFQLPNSLFSPSTSIASAIANEFNEAGGLQKSALMELGLLLFVITTMVLILSRLMITKMQQTKGK
- the pstA gene encoding phosphate ABC transporter permease PstA, which produces MKTNQNLRFYWRKTHNKLMLGLSYISVIIGLFWLCWILFTLITKGIPALSIDLFTQSTPAPNEKGGLLNALIGSFFIVGAGTLIGTPIGVLAGTYLAEYGRYSRFAQITRFLNDILLSAPSIIIGLFVYSLYVSKIEHFSGWAGAFALALLLIPIVVRTTDNMLLLVPNNLREAAAALGCSQWQVIMMICYRAAKSGILTGVLLAVARISGETAPLLFTALSNQFLSWNMNEPIANLPVVIYQYAASPFTDWNNLAWAGAALITLFVLCLNIFTRLFFQHKK